The segment CGCGCCCTGATGAGCCGCCCGACGCTCCTGCTCCTGGATGAGCCCGCAGCTGGGCTGCCGCACAACGAGGTGGAGCAGCTCGTCGAGACCGTGCGGAGGGTGCGCGACGATGGCATCACCGTCGTCGTGGTCGAACACAACATGGGGCTCATCGCGGCACTGACCGACCACGTCGTCGTCCTCGACCACGGCCGGAAGCTGATGGAGGGCACTGCCGCAGAGGCCCAGTCCGATCCGCGCGTGATCGAGGCGTACATCGGAAAGGACGCCGACGATGACGCTGCTTGAGCTCAAGGACGTCACCGCCTTCTACGGACCCGTTCAGGTGCTGGAGGGCGTCTCGCTGACCGTGCCCGACGGCGGGGCGGTCGGCATCCTCGGCGCGAACGGCGCCGGCAAGACCACCACCCTGCGTGCGATCAGCGGAACCGTCCGCGCCGGCGGCACCATCCTCTTCGAGGGCAAGGACATCCGCGGCTCCAAGCCCGAGAAGGTCGCGGCCATGGGGATCGCGCACGTCCCCGAGGGCCGTGGCACCCTGGGCGGGCTCACGGTCCGCGAGAACCTCCGCGTCGGTGCGTACCTGCGGCGCGACCGCAAGGGCATCGAGAGCGACATCGAGTACTGCCTCGATCTCTTCCCGCAACTGCGCGACCGCATCCGCTCTCACGGCTCGGCCCTGTCGGGCGGCGAGCAGCAGATGCTCGCGGTGGCCCGCGCGATCATGGCCAAGCCCCGCCTGTTGCTCCTCGACGAGGCGTCGCTCGGACTCGCGCCGTCCACCGCGAAGTCCGTCTACGAGGCGATCGGGCGCCTGCGCCGCGAGTCGGGTATCGCGATGCTCGTCGTCGAGCAGAACGCCAACCTCGCCTTCACCCTCGTCGACAGCGCCACGGTGCTCGAGACGGGCCACAACGCCGTCACCGGCTCGACCGCGGAGCTGCGGGGCATGGACGAGATCCGCCGCGCATACCTGGGAGGCTGACGTGCAGACCTTCATCCAACTCGTGGTCGACGGCCTGTCGACCGGGTCGATCTACGCAGCGCTCGCACTTGCGATCGTCCTGGTGAATCAGGCCACCGGCCTGATCAACTTCGCCCAGGGCGGCATCGCGGTGCTCTCCGCCTACATCGCCTACCAGTTCACCGTGTGGGGGCTCCCGCTGGTCCTGGCGATCCTCGCCTCGGTGGTGGTGTCCTTCTTCATCGGGGCGTTCATCGAGCGATACCTCATGCGCCGCTTCGAGAAGGGCGACCCCGACACCGCCGTCGTGGTCACGATCGGGCTTCTGACCCTCATCACCGGCATCTGCGCGTGGATCTGGAGCTACAACAACCTGCAGTTCCCGTCGCTCTTCCCGCTGGACACCGTCACGATCTTCGGAGCGGTCGTGAGCGTCCGCTCCCTGGGCACGATCCTCGTCATCGTCGTGATCATGCTGATCCTGCAGGGGCTCTTCCTCGGAACGAAGCTGGGCCTGGCCCTGCGCGCGGTGGCGATCAACCCCGAGTCGGCGTCGTTCTCCGGCTTGAAGGTCGGCCGGCTCCTCATGGTCGGGTGGGGCCTGGCCGCCGCCCTGGGTGCCGTCGCCGGCGCGATGGTCGCCCCGCAGCTGACCCTCACCCCCGGGATGATGGACGGCGCCCTCGTCTACGCGCTCGCCGCCGTCATCATCGGCGGTCTCTCCAGCCCCCTGGGCGCGGTCGTGGCCGCGTGGCTCATCGGGGTTCTGGAGAATCTCGCCGCGGTCTACGTTCCCTTCATCGGCTACGACCTCCGCATCGCAGTGCCGTTCATCCTCCTCTTCATCGTCCTCATCCTGAGGCCGCAGGGCCTGTTCGGCCGGAAAGTCGTGGTGCGGGTGTGATGACAACGGCAACCAGCATCCTGCAGCGTCCCTGGGTCAGATGGGCGGGCCTCGCGCTCGGCGTCATCCTCGCCATCGTGCTCCCGCTCGTCTTCGACGCGGGTACGAATTCCACCCTCGCCCGCATCGGCGTCTTCGCCGTGGCCGTCCTCGGCCTGAACGTGATCATGGGATACACCGGCCAGGTCATGCTCGGTCAGATCTTCTTCGTCGGACTCGGCGCGTACATCACCGCCTACGGGGTGTCGCAGGAGTGGAACATCCTCCTGGTGTTCATCCTCGCTCTCGCGCTGACCGCCCTCGTCGGGCTCGTGATCGCGCTGGCGGCAGCGCGCCTGGGCGGACTCGCGATCGCCATGGTGACCATCGCCCTCCCCATCGTGGGCGTGCCGCTCGCCCGGCGCCTGGGGGAGTTCACCGGCGGATCGCAGGGCCTGTCGGCGCGGTTCTCCAGCGCTCCCGAGTGGGCGCCGCTGTACGACGATCAGTGGCAGCTGTACCTCGTGCTGCTGATCGGCGGCATCACCTTCCTCCTCACCCGCAACCTCGTGCGGGGGAAGTACGGACGCGCGTTCGCCATCGTGAAGGAGAACGAGGCGGTCGCGGCATCCATGGGCATCTCGCCCTACAAGTACAAGGTGCTCGCCTTCACCATCGCCGCCCTCATCGGCGGGGTGAGCGGGTTCCTCTACATGGTCGTGATCCAGTACACCTCGCCCGAGACGCTGAGCTTCGGTCACTCGATCGAACTCGTCATCTCGATGGTCGTCGGTGGGGCCGGCAGCATCGTCGGGTCGATCCTCGGCGGCGCCTACTACGTCCTCGTCCCGCAGCTGACGAACATCATCGACCCGAACCTGACCGCGATGCTGCAGGGCGCCATCCTGCTGCTCGTGCTGTTCCTCCTCCCCGGCGGGCTCGTCTCGCTTCCCCGGGTCATCCGGCGGCTCGTCCGCCGCGGCGACCGGGGTGGAGGACCCGGCGCGCGGTCTCAGGCGGCGACACCGCAGCCGGTCGCCGCATCCCACCCATCCACCGAGAGAAAGCAAGACACATGAGCGAGTTCCACACGAAGACGTGGGGACGCCGGGCGCGGGTGACGACCGTCGTCGCCGGCATCGGCATCCTCGCCCT is part of the Microbacterium sp. ET2 genome and harbors:
- a CDS encoding ABC transporter ATP-binding protein codes for the protein MTLLELKDVTAFYGPVQVLEGVSLTVPDGGAVGILGANGAGKTTTLRAISGTVRAGGTILFEGKDIRGSKPEKVAAMGIAHVPEGRGTLGGLTVRENLRVGAYLRRDRKGIESDIEYCLDLFPQLRDRIRSHGSALSGGEQQMLAVARAIMAKPRLLLLDEASLGLAPSTAKSVYEAIGRLRRESGIAMLVVEQNANLAFTLVDSATVLETGHNAVTGSTAELRGMDEIRRAYLGG
- a CDS encoding branched-chain amino acid ABC transporter permease; protein product: MQTFIQLVVDGLSTGSIYAALALAIVLVNQATGLINFAQGGIAVLSAYIAYQFTVWGLPLVLAILASVVVSFFIGAFIERYLMRRFEKGDPDTAVVVTIGLLTLITGICAWIWSYNNLQFPSLFPLDTVTIFGAVVSVRSLGTILVIVVIMLILQGLFLGTKLGLALRAVAINPESASFSGLKVGRLLMVGWGLAAALGAVAGAMVAPQLTLTPGMMDGALVYALAAVIIGGLSSPLGAVVAAWLIGVLENLAAVYVPFIGYDLRIAVPFILLFIVLILRPQGLFGRKVVVRV
- a CDS encoding branched-chain amino acid ABC transporter permease; this encodes MTTATSILQRPWVRWAGLALGVILAIVLPLVFDAGTNSTLARIGVFAVAVLGLNVIMGYTGQVMLGQIFFVGLGAYITAYGVSQEWNILLVFILALALTALVGLVIALAAARLGGLAIAMVTIALPIVGVPLARRLGEFTGGSQGLSARFSSAPEWAPLYDDQWQLYLVLLIGGITFLLTRNLVRGKYGRAFAIVKENEAVAASMGISPYKYKVLAFTIAALIGGVSGFLYMVVIQYTSPETLSFGHSIELVISMVVGGAGSIVGSILGGAYYVLVPQLTNIIDPNLTAMLQGAILLLVLFLLPGGLVSLPRVIRRLVRRGDRGGGPGARSQAATPQPVAASHPSTERKQDT